A stretch of Pleuronectes platessa chromosome 24, fPlePla1.1, whole genome shotgun sequence DNA encodes these proteins:
- the LOC128430766 gene encoding involucrin, which yields MANISKHIEKARQQQQEILDELITACTQHQKETPPEMETVGLQLQQETPPEFEIGCIRLQQGITPEFETVNKQQQQETPAEGETVGSQQQEEIQTELETPCKICQVVKDQLQTDITLLELKVNELLAKDNIYTEQEKELHEMHCQRNEIQLMKLDFEQTRMQATISVSNTGFSAIAEISKHLPELKTAFTQQQKENPAEWKTACRVCQDEKHTVQSSIILLLLALNNLFPEENVYTEQEKELHEMNWQRDEMQLMKLGRQKQSLQIRVRTLKKKDLDMANISKHIEKAREQQQEIPAELITACTQHQKETPPEMETVGSQLQQEPPPELEIGCIHLQQGIPPEFETVNSQLQQEIPPEFEIGCIRLQQGITPEFETVNKQQQQETPPELEIGCIRLQQGITPEFETVNSQLQQETPPELEDSCIQQQQETPASESWGSFVKRGLKIAVPVAITAGVLIAVTIMVTKLWS from the coding sequence ATGGCTAACATCTCCAAGCACATAGAGAAGGCTCGGCAACAGCAACAGGAAATTCTAGACGAGTTGATAACCGCTTGTACACAGCATCAAAAGGAGACTCCACCCGAGATGGAAACCGTTGGTTTGCAGCTGCAACAGGAGACTCCACCCGAGTTTGAAATTGGCTGTATACGCCTGCAACAGGGAATTACCCCTGAGTTTGAAACTGTTAataagcagcagcaacaggagaCCCCAGCTGAGGGGGAAACCGTCGGTTCGCAGCAGCAAGAGGAGATTCAAACCGAGCTGGAAACCCCCTGTAAGATCTGCCAGGTTGTAAAAGACCAGCTCCAAACAGATATAACGCTGCTTGAGTTGAAGGTAAATGAGCTCTTGGCCAAGGATAACATCTATACAGAACAAGAGAAAGAGTTACATGAAATGCATTGCCAGAGAAACGAGATTCAGTTAATGAAACTGGATTTTGAGCAAACAAGGATGCAGGCAACTATCAGTGTAAGCAATACAGGTTTTTCAGCCATTGCTGAAATTTCAAAGCATTTGCCCGAATTGAAAACCGCCTTTACGCAACAGCAGAAGGAGAATCCAGCTGAGTGGAAAACCGCCTGCAGGGTTTGTCAGGATGAAAAACACACGGTCCAATCATCCATAATCTTGCTTCTGTTGGCGTTAAATAATCTCTTTCCTGAGGAGAACGTCTATACAGAACAAGAGAAAGAGTTACATGAAATGAATTGGCAGAGAGACGAGATGCAGTTAATGAAACTGGGACGCCAGAAACAAAGCCTGCAGATACGTGTTAGAACACTCAAGAAAAAAGATTTAGACATGGCTAACATCTCCAAGCACATAGAGAAGGCTCGGGAACAGCAACAGGAAATTCCAGCCGAGTTGATAACCGCTTGTACACAGCATCAAAAGGAGACTCCACCCGAGATGGAAACCGTTGGTTCGCAGCTGCAACAGGAGCCTCCACCCGAGTTGGAAATTGGCTGTATACACCTGCAACAGGGAATTCCTCCTGAGTTTGAAACTGTTAATTCGCAGCTGCAACAGGAGATTCCACCCGAGTTTGAAATTGGCTGTATACGCCTGCAACAGGGAATTACCCCTGAGTTTGAAACTGTTAataagcagcagcaacaggagaCTCCACCCGAGTTGGAAATTGGCTGTATACGCCTGCAACAGGGAATTACCCCTGAGTTTGAAACTGTTAATTCGCAGCTGCAACAGGAGACTCCACCCGAGTTGGAAGATTCTTGTATACAGCAGCAACAGGAGACTCCTGCGTCTGAATCCTGGGGTTCCTTTGTTAAACGGGGACTGAAAATAGCTGTGCCTGTAGCCATTACTGCAGGTGTCCTCATTGCTGTAACCATCATGGTCACTAAATTATGGAGTTGA